One window of Acanthochromis polyacanthus isolate Apoly-LR-REF ecotype Palm Island chromosome 19, KAUST_Apoly_ChrSc, whole genome shotgun sequence genomic DNA carries:
- the LOC110969333 gene encoding elongation of very long chain fatty acids protein 6-like, giving the protein MNDSEPSSYPLAEYDFERRFDERRAMEWMQENWRQSFMFCGLYAALVFFGQHYMRERPKLNLRRPLVLWSLSLAVFSIIGAFRTGLYMLHVLTNSGFRQSVCDNSFYSAPVTKFWAYAFVLSKAPELGDTVFIVLRKQRLIFLHWYHHITVLLYSWYSYKDQVAGGGWFMTMNYLVHSLMYTYYAARAAGLRVPRPFAMIITATQILQMVMGLAVVGLVYRWMHEVRCPSNLHNITWGSLMYLSYLVLFASFFYNSYLKGSSKDKGQKAQ; this is encoded by the exons ATGAACGACAGCGAGCCGAGCAGCTACCCGCTGGCGGAGTACGACTTCGAGCGGCGGTTCGACGAGAGACGGGCTATGGAATGGATGCAGGAGAACTG GAGGCAGTCCTTCATGTTCTGTGGCCTTTACGCTGCACTCGTCTTCTTCGGTCAGCACTACATGAGGGAACGACCCAAACTGAACCTGAGGCGTCCGTTGGTGCTGTGGTCGCTCAGCCTCGCCGTGTTCAG CATCATCGGGGCGTTCAGGACTGGACTCTACATGCTGCACGTCCTCACAAACAGCGGCTTCAGACAGTCGGTGTGTGACAACAGCTTCTACAGCGCCCCCGTCACCAAGTTCTGGGCCTACGCCTTCGTCCTCAGCAAAGCTCCGGAGCTGG GAGACACGGTGTTCATCGTCCTGAGGAAGCAGCGCCTCATCTTCCTGCACTGGTACCACCACATCACCGTGCTGCTCTACTCCTGGTACTCCTACAAGGACCAGGTGGCGGGTGGCGGCTGGTTCATGACCATGAACTACCTGGTCCACTCGCTCATGTACACGTACTACGCCGCCCGGGCTGCCGGCCTCCGGGTGCCTCGTCCATTCGCCATGATCATAACAGCCACCCAGATCCTGCAGATGGTGATGGGGCTGGCCGTGGTGGGGCTGGTGTACCGCTGGATGCACGAGGTCCGCTGTCCGTCCAACCTGCACAACATCACGTGGGGCTCCTTGATGTACCTCAGCTACCTGGTCCTGTTCGCCTCGTTCTTCTACAACAGCTACCTCAAAGGATCGTCCAAGGACAAAGGACAGAAGGCCCAGTAA